Proteins encoded in a region of the Chelonoidis abingdonii isolate Lonesome George chromosome 2, CheloAbing_2.0, whole genome shotgun sequence genome:
- the LOC116836139 gene encoding cyclin-dependent kinase 5 activator 1-like translates to MGTVLSLSPGSRKASLYEEGSSGSLAHYPGVPSAKGSGQKADKNLKRHSMFIPALTWKRLVASTKKKGSRGGAKGPAHNNNNNHPHAKDVALLNHENVKKSLSCANLASYDGGGPPLAPLSAKRISTTSVSSLKPDTCLGGSSSASPRRVVVQASTSELLKCLGEFLCRRCYRLKHLSPTEPILWLRSVDRSLLLQGWQDQAFITPVNVVFVYLLCREVIDGDSVSSEHNLQAVLLTCLYLSYSYMGNEISYPLKPFLVEAAKDAFWDRCLRIINAMSGKMLRINADPHYFTQVFADLKNEGSTREDFARVLDR, encoded by the coding sequence ATGGGCACCGTGCTGTCCCTCTCGCCGGGCTCCCGGAAGGCCAGCCTGTACGAGGAGGGCTCCTCCGGCTCGCTGGCACACTACCCCGGCGTGCCGAGCGCCAAGGGCAGTGGGCAGAAGGCGGACAAGAACCTCAAGCGCCACTCCATGTTCATCCCGGCCTTGACCTGGAAGCGGCTGGTGGCCTCCACCAAGAAGAAAGGCTCCCGGGGCGGGGCGAAGGGGCCCGCccacaataacaacaacaatcaCCCCCACGCCAAGGACGTGGCCCTCCTCAACCACGAGAATGTCAAGAAGTCGCTGTCCTGTGCCAACCTTGCCAGCTATGATGGAGGCGGGCCGCCCCTGGCACCACTCAGCGCCAAGCGCATCTCCACCACCTCCGTCTCCTCCCTCAAGCCAGACACCTGCCTGGGCGGGAGCAGCTCAGCCTCCCCGCGGCGTGTGGTCGTCCAAGCCTCCACCAGCGAGCTGCTCAAGTGCCTGGGTGAATTCCTCTGCCGCCGGTGTTACCGCCTCAAGCACCTGTCGCCCACGGAGCCCATCCTGTGGCTGCGCAGCGTGGACCGctcgctgctgctgcagggctggcaggaCCAGGCCTTCATCACCCCAGTCAACGTGGTCTTTGTCTACCTGCTGTGCCGGGAGGTGATTGACGGGGATTCGGTCTCCAGCGAGCACAACCTGCAGGCGGTGCTGCTCACCTGCCTCTATCTGTCCTACTCCTACATGGGCAACGAGATCTCCTACCCGCTCAAGCCCTTCCTGGTGGAGGCGGCGAAGGACGCCTTCTGGGACCGGTGCCTTCGCATCATCAACGCCATGAGTGGCAAGATGCTCCGGATCAACGCTGACCCCCACTACTTCACCCAGGTCTTTGCCGACCTCAAAAACGAAGGCAGCACCCGCGAGGACTTTGCTCGCGTCCTGGACCGGTGA